GAGAACACATGATACAAGCAGTCTTTGAACGAGCCGAAGATGGCGAGCTGAGGAGTGCAGAAATCACTGGGCACGCTGGAAGCGGTGAATACGGCTTTGATGTCGTGTGTGCATCGGTTTCGACTCTAGCCATTAACTTTGTCAACTCTGTTGAGAAATTTGCAGGCTACGAACCGGATCTAGAATTAAACGAAGAAGAAGGTGGCTTCCTGCGGGTGACGATCCCGAC
The Streptococcus parasanguinis genome window above contains:
- a CDS encoding ribosomal-processing cysteine protease Prp; its protein translation is MIQAVFERAEDGELRSAEITGHAGSGEYGFDVVCASVSTLAINFVNSVEKFAGYEPDLELNEEEGGFLRVTIPTDIPPHQREMTQLFFESFFLGMANLSENSSEFVQTRVITEN